Proteins from a genomic interval of Zingiber officinale cultivar Zhangliang chromosome 1B, Zo_v1.1, whole genome shotgun sequence:
- the LOC121986778 gene encoding E3 ubiquitin-protein ligase At1g63170-like — protein sequence MVLPSEELNYEGLTVKNPLLMDRAAILCEHECAIGISQNNDASTSIPRQADHNDSDATYDENRPSTSTLPRVSMLTAVSPSVSNSINVPLTRRSNNYGRRTRTRNPLNSGLWISVELVVNLSQITAAIVVLSLSRHEHPQTPLFTWIIGYTAGCVATLPHLCWRYIYRNSLSSEQEPAGSDQGSSRNSSFESTVFVDNQGSMQENIHHPVSESRQITNPSSRRLNAIVEHFKMALDCFFAVWFVVGNVWVFGGHSSSHDAHNMYRLCIVFLAFSCVGYALPFILCVLICCCLPCIVSIMGFREDLHHGRGASSESIIQLSTYKFKSKKQRNRKDKEINLETEGSGGILAAGTDKERIISAEDAVCCICLAKYIDNEELRELPCTHFFHKDCVDKWLKINALCPLCKTDIASTDTGLSGTRSSGFHFTGGWAMV from the exons ATGGTTCTTCCTTCTGAGGAACTGAACTATGAAGGTTTGACTGTCAAAAATCCTTTACTGATGGACCGAGCGGCTATCTTATGTGAACATGAATGTGCAATAGGTATATCCCAAAACAATGATGCTTCAACCTCCATTCCCCGTCAAGCTGACCACAATGATTCTGATGCAACATACGATGAGAATAGGCCTTCAACAAGTACTTTGCCTCGTGTCTCTATGTTAACTGCAGTATCGCCAAGTGTTTCGAACTCGATAAATGTTCCTTTGACAAGGAGATCGAATAACTATGGTCGTCGAACTCGTACTAGAAATCCTTTGAATTCTGGTTTGTGGATATCAGTCGAGCTTGTTGTTAATTTGAGCCAAATTACAGCAGCTATTGTTGTTCTTTCCTTGTCAAGACATGAACACCCTCAAACTCCGTTATTTACATGGATCATAGGTTATACAGCAGGTTGTGTTGCAACACTTCCTCATCTTTGTTGGCGGTACATTTATCGCAACAGTCTGAGCTCAGAGCAAGAACCAGCAGGCTCTGATCAGGGTTCTTCTCGTAACAGTTCTTTTGAATCTACTGTTTTTGTTGATAATCAAGGATCAATGCAAGAAAACATTCACCATCCAGTGTCCGAGTCAAGACAAATAACAAATCCTAGTAGTCGAAG GTTAAATGCTATAGTTGAACATTTCAAGATGGCACTGGATTGCTTCTTTGCTGTATGGTTTGTTGTTGGAAATGTATGGGTGTTTGGTGGGCACTCTTCTTCTCATGATGCCCATAACATGTATAG GTTATGCATTGTGTTCCTTGCATTTAGCTGTGTCGGATATGCTTTGCCCTTCATTCTATGTGTATTAATCTGTTGTTGCTTGCCTTGCATTGTGTCAATAATGGGCTTTAGAGAAGATCTTCATCATGGTAGAGGTGCTTCTTCAGAATCAATCATTCAACTGTCAACCTATAAATTCAAATCAAAGAAGCAGCGGAACAGAAAAGACAAAGAAATTAACTTAGAAACCGAAGGCAGTGGTGGGATATTGGCTGCTGGGACCGATAAGGAGCGGATTATTTCTGCTGAAGATGCT GTTTGTTGCATTTGCCTGGCAAAGTACATCGACAATGAGGAACTCCGTGAGCTCCCATGTACACACTTCTTTCACAAGGACTGTGTGGATAAGTGGCTTAAGATAAATGCACTTTGTCCCCTTTGCAAAACTGACATTGCCAGCACCGACACTGGGTTATCCGGTACGAGAAGCTCAGGATTTCATTTTACAGGAGGGTGGGCTATGGTATAG
- the LOC121986786 gene encoding FCS-Like Zinc finger 10-like, with protein MMLKKRSRPVLKDQSKGYLMSHSTSDGVVKKSSTSSFLSVPGLLVGFTSKGSSDCDAVWSPTSPLDKVFSSRGNSNLGSPTPGSSNGRLKCWDSSRVGLGLVDSLKDDDENKPCGKALGNRNIVFGSQMKFNISIPKPCGISSQQNFVSSKFHSNSSGLGLESKEAKLQHEEFVVLRSCSVDTGRLSFLLTKSFCNSSSNLHSEVQSDSMNSVFGSTLAKGNANFEKLLGSLPISLDSSHWLLSTLSASEIEQSEDYTCIISHGPNPKTTHIFGDCILKSHNIESPSFKKTDRKEEKGCTWPPKLPENSVSCSSCKKKSEEGKDIFVHSDQETLIGEKMKKPSIFLAGSPGSSFNEETLLDEMALASWD; from the exons ATGATGCTGAAGAAGAGGAGCAGGCCAGTTCTCAAGGATCAGAGCAAAGGGTACCTCATGTCTCACTCAACCTCTGATGGTGTGGTGAAAAAGAGTTCAACTAGCTCCTTTCTCAGTGTTCCTGGCCTGCTTGTGGGATTCACCAGCAAGGGTTCATCAGATTGTGATGCAGTTTGGAGCCCTACATCTCCCTTGGACAAGGTCTTTTCTAGTAGAGGCAACTCAAACCTTGGCTCCCCTACTCCTGGAAGCTCCAATGGCAGGCTTAAATGTTGGGACAGCAGCAGAGTAGGGCTTGGCCTGGTTGATTCCCTCAAGGATGATGATGAGAACAAACCTTGTGGGAAGGCCTTGGGGAACAGGAATATTGTCTTTGGTTCACAGATGAAGTTTAACATCTCGATCCCTAAACCTTGTGGAATTTCTTCTCAGCAGAATTTTGTTTCATCCAAGTTTCATTCTAATTCTTCAGGGCTGGGTCTAGAATCCAAAGAGGCTAAGTTGCAACATGAGGAGTTTGTGGTACTGCGATCCTGTTCTGTCGATACGGGTCGACTGTCTTTCCTCCTTACAAAGTCGTTTTGCAATAGCTCCAGCAATTTGCACTCTGAGGTTCAATCAGATTCTATGAACTCTGTGTTTGGCTCTACACTAGCTAAAGGGAATGCCAATTTTGAGAAGCTTTTGGGGTCCCTTCCAATCTCTCTTGATTCTTCTCATTGGTTGCTTAGTACCCTCTCCGCGAGTGAGATTGAGCAGTCGGAGGATTATACTTGCATTATATCTCATGGACCTAATCCTAAAACGACTCACATTTTCGGAGATTGTATACTCAAAAGCCACAACATTGAATCACCATCTTTTAAGAAAACTGATAGGAAGGAGGAGAAAGGGTGCACTTGGCCTCCAAAGCTCCCCGAGAATTCGGTATCATGCTCTTCTTGCAAGAAGAAATCAGAAGAGGGAAAAGACATCTTCGTGCATAG TGACCAAGAAACACTGATTGGAGAAAAGATGAAGAAGCCCAGCATATTTTTAGCTGGCTCTCCTGGTTCATCATTCAATGAGGAAACATTGCTCGATGAGATGGCTTTGGCCTCATGGGATTGA